A part of Rhodamnia argentea isolate NSW1041297 chromosome 8, ASM2092103v1, whole genome shotgun sequence genomic DNA contains:
- the LOC115735299 gene encoding uncharacterized protein LOC115735299 isoform X2 translates to MGKGVSFTLAPEFLAFPHQILRDRPAQARPSSQRFSVRSHFGETFPASFSKWRTIETHHCDNHSGNNGIGNGHSIQHPAVSKGDVSSRMPQLSFNRLQLSDEECSGLLKRSFGRFVAREAVLDEEYWTAAWLRAEAHWESLSYMRHIDNYKRTYAEQEFYSLKRRCLGQDGNSLKCFCFVTVKKEDKNVRRTVLSSVVGTLDLSIRQYMQGETYPGELKRCSTVFANQEPFDAHKYAYIANVCVSKFARCQGIASNMICLATDIANLADNVAAQKLYKKTGFKIVEAASSPTSKDQRLLMSLEL, encoded by the exons ATGGGAAAAGGCGTCTCCTTTACGCTGGCACCCGAGTTCCTAGCCTTCCCTCACCAGATTCTGAGGGACCGACCAGCTCAAGCCCGGCCCAGCAGCCAGCGCTTCTCCGTCCGGTCTCATTTCGG GGAAACGTTCCCTGCTTCGTTCAGCAAATGGAGGACCATCGAAACCCATCATTGTGATAATCATAGTGGCAATAATGGAATTGGTAATGGGCATAGTATACAGCATCCAGCTGTTTCAAAGGGCGATGTTTCAAGCAGAATGCCCCAGCTCTCTTTTAACCGATTGCAACTGAGCGACGAAGAATGTAGCGGGTTGCTGAAGCGGAGCTTTGGGCGGTTCGTTGCTCGCGAAGCTGTTTTGGATGAAGAATATtgg ACAGCTGCATGGTTACGAGCCGAAGCTCATTGGGAGTCTTTGTCCTATATGAG GCACATTGACAATTATAAGAGGACATACGCTGAGCAG GAGTTTTATTCTTTGAAGAGGAGATGCCTCGGGCAGGATGGAAATTCGTTGAAGTGCTTTTGTTTTGTCACA GTTAAGAAGGAAGACAAAAATGTGAGAAGAACCGTGCTAAGTAGTGTCGTAGGAACTTTGGACCTTAGTATTAGACAGTATATGCAAGGGGAAACATATCCAGGG GAGCTGAAAAGATGTTCTACAGTCTTTGCAAATCAGGAGCCCTTTGATGCACATAAGTATGCTTATATTGCAAATGTTTGTGTATCCAAGTTTGCTCGGTGCCAGGGTATTGCATCTAATATGATTTGTTTAGCCACAGATATTGCAAACTTGGCCG ATAATGTGGCTGCTCAgaaattgtacaaaaaaacTGGCTTCAAG ATCGTTGAAGCCGCTTCATCTCCTACATCGAAAGATCAGAGACTTTTGATGTCACTTGAACTGTAA
- the LOC115735299 gene encoding uncharacterized protein LOC115735299 isoform X1 — protein sequence MGKGVSFTLAPEFLAFPHQILRDRPAQARPSSQRFSVRSHFGETFPASFSKWRTIETHHCDNHSGNNGIGNGHSIQHPAVSKGDVSSRMPQLSFNRLQLSDEECSGLLKRSFGRFVAREAVLDEEYWTAAWLRAEAHWESLSYMRHIDNYKRTYAEQEFYSLKRRCLGQDGNSLKCFCFVTVKKEDKNVRRTVLSSVVGTLDLSIRQYMQGETYPGELKRCSTVFANQEPFDAHKYAYIANVCVSKFARCQGIASNMICLATDIANLAGLKQLYVHVNADNVAAQKLYKKTGFKIVEAASSPTSKDQRLLMSLEL from the exons ATGGGAAAAGGCGTCTCCTTTACGCTGGCACCCGAGTTCCTAGCCTTCCCTCACCAGATTCTGAGGGACCGACCAGCTCAAGCCCGGCCCAGCAGCCAGCGCTTCTCCGTCCGGTCTCATTTCGG GGAAACGTTCCCTGCTTCGTTCAGCAAATGGAGGACCATCGAAACCCATCATTGTGATAATCATAGTGGCAATAATGGAATTGGTAATGGGCATAGTATACAGCATCCAGCTGTTTCAAAGGGCGATGTTTCAAGCAGAATGCCCCAGCTCTCTTTTAACCGATTGCAACTGAGCGACGAAGAATGTAGCGGGTTGCTGAAGCGGAGCTTTGGGCGGTTCGTTGCTCGCGAAGCTGTTTTGGATGAAGAATATtgg ACAGCTGCATGGTTACGAGCCGAAGCTCATTGGGAGTCTTTGTCCTATATGAG GCACATTGACAATTATAAGAGGACATACGCTGAGCAG GAGTTTTATTCTTTGAAGAGGAGATGCCTCGGGCAGGATGGAAATTCGTTGAAGTGCTTTTGTTTTGTCACA GTTAAGAAGGAAGACAAAAATGTGAGAAGAACCGTGCTAAGTAGTGTCGTAGGAACTTTGGACCTTAGTATTAGACAGTATATGCAAGGGGAAACATATCCAGGG GAGCTGAAAAGATGTTCTACAGTCTTTGCAAATCAGGAGCCCTTTGATGCACATAAGTATGCTTATATTGCAAATGTTTGTGTATCCAAGTTTGCTCGGTGCCAGGGTATTGCATCTAATATGATTTGTTTAGCCACAGATATTGCAAACTTGGCCG GTTTGAAGCAGTTATACGTTCATGTTAATGCAGATAATGTGGCTGCTCAgaaattgtacaaaaaaacTGGCTTCAAG ATCGTTGAAGCCGCTTCATCTCCTACATCGAAAGATCAGAGACTTTTGATGTCACTTGAACTGTAA
- the LOC115735298 gene encoding cyclin-dependent kinase C-2-like, which yields MAVAAPGHLNVNESPSWGSRSVDCFEKLEQIGEGTYGQVYMAKEKKTGEIVALKKIRMDNEREGFPITAIREIKILKKLHHENVIKLKEIVTSPGPEKDEQGRPEGNKYKGGIYMVFEYMDHDLTGLADRPGMRFSVAQIKCYMRQLLTGLHYCHINQVLHRDIKGSNLLIDNEGNLKLADFGLARSFSNDHNANLTNRVITLWYRPPELLLGATKYGPAVDMWSVGCIFAELLHGKPIFPGKDEPEQLNKIFELCGAPDEINWPGVSKIPWYNNFKPTRPMKRRLREVFRHFDRHALELLERMLTLDPSQRISAKDALDAEYFWTDPLPCDPKSLPKYESSHEFQTKKKRQQQRQHEETAKRQKLQHPPQHPRLPPVQQSGQAHAQMRPGPNQLMHGSQPPVATGPAGHHYGKPRGPSGGAGRYPSGGNPGGGYNHPNRGGQGGSGGYNSGPYPPQGRAPPYGSSGMPGAGPRGGGGTNYGVGPSNYPQGGGPYGGSGAGRGSNMMGGNRNQQYGWQQ from the exons atggccGTAGCAGCTCCGGGCCACCTGAACGTGAACGAATCTCCGTCGTGGGGATCGAGGAGCGTCGACTGTTTCGAGAAGCTCGAGCAGATCGGCGAAGGCACTTACGg TCAAGTTTACATggctaaagagaaaaaaactggCGAAATCGTGGCTTTGAAGAAGATTCGGATGGACAATGAGAGAGAAGGG TTTCCAATAACTGCCATAcgtgaaatcaaaattttgaagaaactccATCATGAAAATGTGATCAAGCTGAAGGAAATCGTGACTTCTCCAG GTCCTGAAAAAGATGAGCAAGGAAGGCCAG AGGGAAACAAGTATAAGGGGGGCATCTACATGGTTTTTGAATACATGGACCATGATCTAACTGGCCTTGCTGATCGTCCAGGGATGAGATTTTCTGTTGCCCAAATAAAG TGCTATATGAGACAGCTTTTGACAGGGCTTCATTATTGTCATATTAATCAAGTTCTTCATCGTGATATAAAAG GGTCTAATCTTCTTATTGACAATGAGGGAAACCTAAAGCTTGCAGACTTTGGTCTCGCTCGATCTTTCTCAAATGATCACAATGCAAACCTCACCAACCGTGTTATAACATTGTGGTATAG ACCTCCGGAATTGCTGCTTGGGGCAACAAAATATGGTCCAGCTGTTGATATGTGGTCTGTGGGTTGCATCTTTGCAGAACTTCTCCACGGGAAGCCGATTTTTCCTGGAAAAGATGAG CCAGAGCAATTGAACAAGATTTTTGAGCTTTGTGGAGCTCCAGATGAAATCAACTGGCCTGGTGTCTCGAAGATTCCCTGGTACAACAACTTCAAGCCGACCCGACCAATGAAGAGACGCCTCAGGGAGGTATTCAGACA TTTTGACCGCCATGCTTTGGAGTTACTAGAAAGAATGTTAACCCTGGATCCTTCCCAG AGAATATCTGCCAAGGATGCACTCGATGCAGAGTATTTCTGGACTGACCCATTGCCTTGTGATCCAAAGAG TTTACCTAAATACGAGTCATCGCATGAGTTCCAGACGAAGAAGAAGCGCCAGCAGCAGAGGCAACACGAGGAAACAGCCAAGCGCCAGAAACTGCAGCATCCTCCTCAGCATCCCCGGCTGCCACCTGTTCAGCAGTCAGGGCAAGCACATGCACAAATGAGGCCAGGACCCAACCAACTCATGCATGGTTCCCAGCCCCCTGTGGCTACAGGCCCGGCAGGGCACCATTATGGAAAGCCTCGTGGACCATCAGGAGGAGCTGGGAGGTATCCTTCCGGTGGAAACCCTGGTGGCGGGTACAATCACCCAAATCGCGGCGGTCAAGGAGGTAGCGGAGGTTACAACAGTGGGCCATATCCTCCTCAGGGGCGAGCTCCCCCGTATGGTTCAAGTGGAATGCCTGGTGCTGGACCTCGAGGTGGTGGGGGCACTAACTACGGTGTCGGTCCATCAAATTACCCTCAAGGCGGTGGTCCTTATGGTGGGTCTGGTGCTGGTCGCGGGTCAAACATGATGGGCGGTAACCGGAATCAGCAGTACGGCTGGCAGCAGTAA
- the LOC115735292 gene encoding pentatricopeptide repeat-containing protein At1g71210, mitochondrial isoform X2: MLTLKHVTKTRTLLLPQSLALDHALLATAAAAPPPPPPSADPLLRAPQRAGIPGAALSTRELVLSFAEWFQSSKNSLFDRIFEILGSSPDDGGGPPDSALSRLGLHLTERLVLDVLDYGSRRHGGVLPCLKFFDWAGHQRGFYHTRATFHAIFKILSTAKLMSLMIDFLEGCRTQNYFHGIRFNDTLVMGYAVAGKPEFALQLFGKMRFRGLDLDTFAYHVFLNALVEENCFDAVEMVAKQISLRGFENEITHSIMMKCFCKRKQMDEAEDYLRRLASEGKNLSEHLLCTFVDALCRNEKFEQACDLVEEFAKLCVVPMDRVYGVWLGDLVRAGKLDRALEFFQSKKYLEGYIPDMYRYNMLICKLLRQNRLEEVFDMLMEMKEAHILPDKVTLNATLSFFCKAGMVEVALQLFNLRAEFGLSINGMAYNYLINTLCGDGSTDEAYRVLKNSMVQGHFPGKKTFDVLADALCCGGKLDKMKELVVAGLDRNLMPSFSTFERFILALCNARRSGRGDIAARLLIEMQDNGHAVGRPLFRAVIRCFLSMENPENQFLRFLEMQLSRCEPSIELYKNFIDGAGYAMRPKLAREVYDMMRRNGIQPDVKADFLMLQSYLKSKKVSDALKFFREICQRREVRTKLYNTLITGLCKIGKADVADIAWEYMNQMKEKGLVPSAECYEHLVHVRCSLGQYDLVFDAIADLKKVGHHITTFMGNALLLHSLKSPRLFMAWARSRKEYEQISEISELGKLLGAFTGGIITGEDVEDAEELIRCCFRPNHYTYDLLLRKLCMTDVNGAIELINRICKKGIEPDERTYEILAQSLTVHGRATEAKRWLKEISRTYQSSGVFRYLSGRWSSPAASSL; this comes from the exons ATGCTCACGCTCAAACATGTGACCAAGACCAGGACTCTTCTCCTCCCCCAGTCCCTTGCCCTAGACCACGCCCTCCtagccaccgccgccgccgctcctccgccgccgccgccctccgCTGACCCCCTCCTCCGCGCGCCGCAGCGGGCCGGCATCCCCGGCGCCGCCCTCAGCACGAGGGAGCTCGTGCTCTCCTTCGCGGAGTGGTTCCAGTCCAGCAAGAATTCCCTGTTCGACCGGATCTTCGAGATCCTGGGCTCGAGCCCCGACGACGGCGGCGGGCCGCCCGACTCGGCGCTCTCGCGACTGGGCCTCCACCTGACGGAGCGCCTCGTGCTGGACGTCCTCGATTACGGGTCGAGAAGGCACGGCGGCGTGCTTCCTTGCCTCAAGTTCTTCGACTGGGCGGGCCATCAGCGCGGGTTCTACCATACGCGCGCGACCTTCCATGCCATCTTTAAGATCTTGTCGACCGCGAAGCTCATGTCGCTGATGATCGACTTCCTCGAGGGCTGTCGGACGCAGAATTACTTCCACGGGATTAGGTTTAATGATACATTAGTGATGGGGTATGCGGTCGCTGGGAAGCCCGAGTTTGCACTCCAGCTGTTTGGTAAAATGCGCTTTCGGGGTTTGGACTTGGATACGTTCGCCTATCACGTGTTCTTGAACGCATTGGTGGAAGAGAACTGTTTCGATGCTGTGGAGATGGTGGCGAAGCAGATTTCGCTGAGGGGGTTTGAGAACGAGATCACTCACTCGATCATGATGAAATGCTTTTGCAAGAGGAAGCAGATGGACGAGGCGGAGGACTATTTGCGTAGGTTGGCCAGCGAAGGGAAGAATTTGAGCGAGCACTTGTTGTGCACGTTTGTCGATGCTCTTTGCCGGAATGAGAAGTTTGAGCAGGCATGTGATTTGGTGGAGGAGTTTGCGAAGTTATGTGTTGTCCCAATGGACCGTGTTTATGGTGTATGGTTGGGAGACCTTGTCCGAGCTGGGAAATTAGACAGAGCCTTGGAGTTTTTTCAGTCCAAGAAGTATTTGGAAGGATATATTCCTGATATGTATCGCTATAATATGTTGATATGCAAGCTTTTGAGGCAAAATCGTCTCGAGGAGGTGTTTGACATGCTGATGGAGATGAAAGAAGCTCACATTCTACCTGATAAGGTCACCCTAAATGCTACTCTAAGCTTCTTTTGTAAAGCTGGAATGGTGGAAGTTGCCCTTCAATTGTTTAATTTGAGGGCTGAATTTGGGCTGTCCATCAACGGGATGGCTTACAACTATTTGATCAATACATTATGCGGCGATGGGAGCACGGACGAAGCATATCGTGTTCTGAAGAACTCTATGGTGCAAGGTCATTTTCCAGGGAAAAAGACCTTTGACGTCCTGGCAGATGCTTTGTGCTGTGGGGGAAAGCTTGATAAGATGAAGGAGTTGGTGGTTGCGGGGCTGGATCGGAATCTTATGCCTAGTTTTTCCACATTTGAAAGGTTCATATTGGCCCTGTGTAATGCTCGGAGG TCAGGTAGGGGGGATATTGCGGCCAGGCTTCTTATTGAGATGCAAGATAATGGTCATGCTGTGGGTAGGCCATTGTTCAGGGCGGTAATCCGCTGCTTTTTATCCATGGAAAATCCAGAAAACCAATTCCTAAGATTCCTGGAAATGCAGCTGTCTCGCTGTGAACCAAGCATTGAGTTGTATAAGAACTTCATTGATGGTGCTGGGTATGCCATGAGACCTAAACTGGCTAGAGAAGTGTACGACATGATGAGGAGAAATGGCATTCAACCCGATGTGAAGGCTGACTTTCTCATGCTGCAGAGTTATCTAAAGAGCAAAAAAGTTTCGGATGCACTCAAATTTTTCCGCGAAATATGCCAAAGAAGAGAGGTTAGGACGAAACTTTACAACACCCTTATTACTGGTCTCTGCAAGATTGGAAAGGCAGATGTTGCAGACATTGCATGGGAGTACATGAACCAGATGAAGGAAAAGGGTTTGGTTCCAAGCGCTGAATGTTATGAGCATCTCGTGCATGTCCGGTGCTCACTAGGGCAGTATGATCTTGTATTTGATGCTATTGCTGACTTGAAGAAAGTCGGACACCACATCACGACCTTTATGGGCAATGCGCTATTGTTGCATTCCTTGAAAAGCCCTAGGCTATTCATGGCATGGGCTCGTTCACGCAAAGAGTATGAGCAGATATCTGAGATTTCAGAGCTCGGCAAACTCCTTGGAGCCTTTACTGGTGGAATTATAACCGGTGAAGATGTCGAGGACGCAGAAGAATTGATCAGATGTTGCTTCCGGCCCAATCATTATACCTATGACTTGTTACTGAGGAAACTGTGCATGACTGATGTGAACGGCGCTATCGAGCTCATCAACAGGATATGCAAAAAGGGGATCGAACCTGATGAGCGGACTTACGAAATTCTAGCGCAGTCTCTTACCGTGCACGGAAGAGCAACCGAGGCTAAGAGATGGCTGAAGGAGATTAGTCGCACGTACCAGTCTAGCGGGGTTTTTAGATATTTGTCGGGCCGGTGGTCATCGCCAGCCGCAAGTTCCTTGTAG
- the LOC115735292 gene encoding pentatricopeptide repeat-containing protein At1g71210, mitochondrial isoform X1, with translation MLTLKHVTKTRTLLLPQSLALDHALLATAAAAPPPPPPSADPLLRAPQRAGIPGAALSTRELVLSFAEWFQSSKNSLFDRIFEILGSSPDDGGGPPDSALSRLGLHLTERLVLDVLDYGSRRHGGVLPCLKFFDWAGHQRGFYHTRATFHAIFKILSTAKLMSLMIDFLEGCRTQNYFHGIRFNDTLVMGYAVAGKPEFALQLFGKMRFRGLDLDTFAYHVFLNALVEENCFDAVEMVAKQISLRGFENEITHSIMMKCFCKRKQMDEAEDYLRRLASEGKNLSEHLLCTFVDALCRNEKFEQACDLVEEFAKLCVVPMDRVYGVWLGDLVRAGKLDRALEFFQSKKYLEGYIPDMYRYNMLICKLLRQNRLEEVFDMLMEMKEAHILPDKVTLNATLSFFCKAGMVEVALQLFNLRAEFGLSINGMAYNYLINTLCGDGSTDEAYRVLKNSMVQGHFPGKKTFDVLADALCCGGKLDKMKELVVAGLDRNLMPSFSTFERFILALCNARRVEEAYLIHREINKVARFTGKTANLNLIRGFNKSGRGDIAARLLIEMQDNGHAVGRPLFRAVIRCFLSMENPENQFLRFLEMQLSRCEPSIELYKNFIDGAGYAMRPKLAREVYDMMRRNGIQPDVKADFLMLQSYLKSKKVSDALKFFREICQRREVRTKLYNTLITGLCKIGKADVADIAWEYMNQMKEKGLVPSAECYEHLVHVRCSLGQYDLVFDAIADLKKVGHHITTFMGNALLLHSLKSPRLFMAWARSRKEYEQISEISELGKLLGAFTGGIITGEDVEDAEELIRCCFRPNHYTYDLLLRKLCMTDVNGAIELINRICKKGIEPDERTYEILAQSLTVHGRATEAKRWLKEISRTYQSSGVFRYLSGRWSSPAASSL, from the coding sequence ATGCTCACGCTCAAACATGTGACCAAGACCAGGACTCTTCTCCTCCCCCAGTCCCTTGCCCTAGACCACGCCCTCCtagccaccgccgccgccgctcctccgccgccgccgccctccgCTGACCCCCTCCTCCGCGCGCCGCAGCGGGCCGGCATCCCCGGCGCCGCCCTCAGCACGAGGGAGCTCGTGCTCTCCTTCGCGGAGTGGTTCCAGTCCAGCAAGAATTCCCTGTTCGACCGGATCTTCGAGATCCTGGGCTCGAGCCCCGACGACGGCGGCGGGCCGCCCGACTCGGCGCTCTCGCGACTGGGCCTCCACCTGACGGAGCGCCTCGTGCTGGACGTCCTCGATTACGGGTCGAGAAGGCACGGCGGCGTGCTTCCTTGCCTCAAGTTCTTCGACTGGGCGGGCCATCAGCGCGGGTTCTACCATACGCGCGCGACCTTCCATGCCATCTTTAAGATCTTGTCGACCGCGAAGCTCATGTCGCTGATGATCGACTTCCTCGAGGGCTGTCGGACGCAGAATTACTTCCACGGGATTAGGTTTAATGATACATTAGTGATGGGGTATGCGGTCGCTGGGAAGCCCGAGTTTGCACTCCAGCTGTTTGGTAAAATGCGCTTTCGGGGTTTGGACTTGGATACGTTCGCCTATCACGTGTTCTTGAACGCATTGGTGGAAGAGAACTGTTTCGATGCTGTGGAGATGGTGGCGAAGCAGATTTCGCTGAGGGGGTTTGAGAACGAGATCACTCACTCGATCATGATGAAATGCTTTTGCAAGAGGAAGCAGATGGACGAGGCGGAGGACTATTTGCGTAGGTTGGCCAGCGAAGGGAAGAATTTGAGCGAGCACTTGTTGTGCACGTTTGTCGATGCTCTTTGCCGGAATGAGAAGTTTGAGCAGGCATGTGATTTGGTGGAGGAGTTTGCGAAGTTATGTGTTGTCCCAATGGACCGTGTTTATGGTGTATGGTTGGGAGACCTTGTCCGAGCTGGGAAATTAGACAGAGCCTTGGAGTTTTTTCAGTCCAAGAAGTATTTGGAAGGATATATTCCTGATATGTATCGCTATAATATGTTGATATGCAAGCTTTTGAGGCAAAATCGTCTCGAGGAGGTGTTTGACATGCTGATGGAGATGAAAGAAGCTCACATTCTACCTGATAAGGTCACCCTAAATGCTACTCTAAGCTTCTTTTGTAAAGCTGGAATGGTGGAAGTTGCCCTTCAATTGTTTAATTTGAGGGCTGAATTTGGGCTGTCCATCAACGGGATGGCTTACAACTATTTGATCAATACATTATGCGGCGATGGGAGCACGGACGAAGCATATCGTGTTCTGAAGAACTCTATGGTGCAAGGTCATTTTCCAGGGAAAAAGACCTTTGACGTCCTGGCAGATGCTTTGTGCTGTGGGGGAAAGCTTGATAAGATGAAGGAGTTGGTGGTTGCGGGGCTGGATCGGAATCTTATGCCTAGTTTTTCCACATTTGAAAGGTTCATATTGGCCCTGTGTAATGCTCGGAGGGTAGAAGAAGCTTATTTAATACATAGGGAGATCAATAAGGTTGCTCGTTTCACCGGGAAAACGGCTAACTTGAACTTGATTCGTGGCTTTAACAAGTCAGGTAGGGGGGATATTGCGGCCAGGCTTCTTATTGAGATGCAAGATAATGGTCATGCTGTGGGTAGGCCATTGTTCAGGGCGGTAATCCGCTGCTTTTTATCCATGGAAAATCCAGAAAACCAATTCCTAAGATTCCTGGAAATGCAGCTGTCTCGCTGTGAACCAAGCATTGAGTTGTATAAGAACTTCATTGATGGTGCTGGGTATGCCATGAGACCTAAACTGGCTAGAGAAGTGTACGACATGATGAGGAGAAATGGCATTCAACCCGATGTGAAGGCTGACTTTCTCATGCTGCAGAGTTATCTAAAGAGCAAAAAAGTTTCGGATGCACTCAAATTTTTCCGCGAAATATGCCAAAGAAGAGAGGTTAGGACGAAACTTTACAACACCCTTATTACTGGTCTCTGCAAGATTGGAAAGGCAGATGTTGCAGACATTGCATGGGAGTACATGAACCAGATGAAGGAAAAGGGTTTGGTTCCAAGCGCTGAATGTTATGAGCATCTCGTGCATGTCCGGTGCTCACTAGGGCAGTATGATCTTGTATTTGATGCTATTGCTGACTTGAAGAAAGTCGGACACCACATCACGACCTTTATGGGCAATGCGCTATTGTTGCATTCCTTGAAAAGCCCTAGGCTATTCATGGCATGGGCTCGTTCACGCAAAGAGTATGAGCAGATATCTGAGATTTCAGAGCTCGGCAAACTCCTTGGAGCCTTTACTGGTGGAATTATAACCGGTGAAGATGTCGAGGACGCAGAAGAATTGATCAGATGTTGCTTCCGGCCCAATCATTATACCTATGACTTGTTACTGAGGAAACTGTGCATGACTGATGTGAACGGCGCTATCGAGCTCATCAACAGGATATGCAAAAAGGGGATCGAACCTGATGAGCGGACTTACGAAATTCTAGCGCAGTCTCTTACCGTGCACGGAAGAGCAACCGAGGCTAAGAGATGGCTGAAGGAGATTAGTCGCACGTACCAGTCTAGCGGGGTTTTTAGATATTTGTCGGGCCGGTGGTCATCGCCAGCCGCAAGTTCCTTGTAG